One region of Coturnix japonica isolate 7356 unplaced genomic scaffold, Coturnix japonica 2.1 chrUnrandom578, whole genome shotgun sequence genomic DNA includes:
- the LOC107307392 gene encoding A disintegrin and metalloproteinase with thrombospondin motifs 4-like, whose translation MFSLLYPNTGRCLLDRPIEWLQLPSALPGAVYPADRQCQLAFGPDSRHCGDVQPPCAALWCSGIAGGRAVCQTKHFPWADGTPCAAGRVCASGQCVGTAAMREMQVPVDGSWSPWSPWSRCSRSCGGGVSSSQRFCSRPTPRNGGRFCRGERLRFRSCNINKCPGGSAFREQQCAAFNHRVLPALPPVTDWEPRYGGVAAEDRCKLICQSRQLGTYQVLQPKVVDGTPCSPSISGMCVSGRCVPAGCDGAIGSNKRFDKCRRCGGDGTGCVRVRGSFRAAASGYTDVVTIPAGSTHILVRQGPPRSPHMDNIFLALRAPSGRPLLNGGSVLVPSDHTVTLTGGVTLSYNGATAPQEQLMGPGPLMEPVVLQLLVGDETEPARLKYSFYVPIREQQQ comes from the exons ATGTTCTCATTGCTGTACCCCAATACAGGTCGCTGCCTTTTGGACAGACCCATTGAGTGGCTCCAGCTGCCGTCGGCGCTGCCGGGCGCCGTGTACCCCGCAGACCGGCAATGCCAGCTGGCGTTCGGCCCCGACTCGCGGCACTGCGGGGACGTGCAGCCGCCCTGTGCTGCCCTATGGTGCAGCGGCATCGCGGGGGGCAGAGCCGTGTGCCAGACCAAGCACTTCCCATGGGCTGACGGCACCCCGTGTGCAGCGGGACGCGTGTGTGCCAGCGGGCAGTGCGTGGGTACGGCCGCCATGAGGGAGATGCAG GTCCCCGTTGATGGTTCCTGGTCGCCCTGGTCCCCCTGGAGCCGCTGTTCCCGGAGCTGCGGTGGCGGCGTTTCGTCCTCTCAGCGCTTTTGCTCCCGCCCCACACCGCGAAACGGCGGCCGGTTCTGCCGCGGGGAACGGCTGCGATTCCGCTCCTGTAACATCAACAAGTGCCCGGGGGGCAGCG CGTTCCGGGAGCAGCAATGTGCCGCCTTCAATCACCGCGTGCTCCCGGCGCTGCCGCCCGTTACCGACTGGGAGCCGCGTTACGGCGGCGTCGCGGCCGAGGATCGATGTAAATTGATCTGCCAGTCCCGGCAACTGGGCACGTACCAGGTGCTGCAGCCAAAG GTGGTGGATGGGACGCCGTGCTCCCCGTCCATCTCCGGTATGTGTGTGTCCGGTCGTTGTGTCCCCGCGGGCTGTGACGGCGCCATCGGCTCCAACAAGAGATTCGATAAATGTCGGCGCTGCGGCGGGGACGGGACGGGCTGCGTCAGAGTGAGGGGgagcttcagagcagcagc cTCCGGGTACACTGACGTTGTGACCATCCCCGCTGGCTCCACTCACATCCTGGTCCGTCAGGGTCCCCCCCGCTCCCCCCACATGGACAACATCTTCCTCGCGCTCCGAGCCCCCAGTGGCCGCCCCCTCCTCAATGGCGGCTCCGTCCTGGTGCCGTCGGATCATACAGTGACACTGACGGGGGGGGTGACACTGAGCTACAACGGGGCCACGGCCCCACAGGAGCAATTAATGGGGCCGGGGCCGCTCATGGAGCCcgtggtgctgcagctgctggtgggggACGAGACGGAGCCGGCACGGCTCAAATACAGCTTCTATGTGCCCATAAGGGAACAGCAGCAATAA